Proteins found in one Quercus robur chromosome 2, dhQueRobu3.1, whole genome shotgun sequence genomic segment:
- the LOC126701539 gene encoding uncharacterized protein LOC126701539: MVDQGSDADIMYSNLYKRLNLNPEDLTAYDSPLVIFDGKVVIPRGQIRLPMQTGSKVVEVDFIVVDAYSPYTAIVARSWLHALGAASSTLHLQVKYPSGDRIKELVGSQSMARQCLVTAIMHQPAAKSLASTEGGL; the protein is encoded by the coding sequence atggTAGACCAGGGCAGTGATGCAGATATTATGTACTCTAACTTGTACAAAAGGCTGAACTTAAATCCTGAGGATCTGACAGCATATGATTCACCTTTAGTGATTTTTGATGGGAAGGTTGTCATCCCAAGGGGTCAGATCAGGTTGCCAATGCAGACAGGTTCAAAGGTGGTTGAAGTGGACTTTATTGTGGTGGATGCATACTCTCCCTACACGGCCATTGTGGCCAGATCTTGGCTTCATGCCCTAGGGGCTGCTTCTTCAACTCTGCATTTGCAAGTGAAGTATCCATCAGGGGACCGAATTAAGGAGCTTGTGGGGAGTCAATCCATGGCTAGGCAGTGCCTCGTAACTGCCATTATGCATCAGCCTGCGGCTAAGTCATTGGCCTCTACCGAGGggggcttatag
- the LOC126714355 gene encoding uncharacterized protein LOC126714355, with translation MGAVTSSMAAKFAFFPPSPPSYEVVEEEEEGGGGGGCGGVKLKLRMLGGVETRRENGDVLRLKTKRGNEVVAVYMRNPSASLTVLHSHGNAADLGQMYDLFTELSIHLRVNFMGYDYSGYGQSSGKPSEQNTYSDIEAAYRCLVEKYGTKEEDIILYGQSVGSGPTLDLATRLPNLRAVILHSPIMSGLRVMYPVKRTYWFDIYKNIDKIPLVKCPVLVIHGTADDVVDWSHGRKLWQLCKEKYEPLWIKGGNHCDLELFPQYIKHLKKFISAIEKSPHLRKGSGPITDQLENPRNSTDCREKSRSSTDHREERSRPSTDQREKPRLSTDRREKSRTSSDKREKSRKSIDRSIKVHNGVDRVDQLEKPRNSFGDIVRSVGLCNIDCFKPTATNL, from the exons ATGGGGGCGGTGACGTCATCGATGGCGGCGAAGTTCGCGTTTTTTCCTCCGAGTCCGCCGTCGTAtgaggtggtggaggaggaggaggagggcggtggtggtggtggttgtggagGAGTGAAGCTGAAGCTGAGGATGTTGGGAGGGGTGGAGACTAGGAGGGAAAACGGCGACGTGTTGAGGCTGAAAACGAAGAGAGGGAACGAGGTGGTGGCGGTGTACATGAGGAACCCATCGGCGTCACTGACGGTGCTTCATTCGCATGGCAACGCAGCTGATCTGGGTCAGATGTATGACTTGTTCACTGAACTCAGTATTCACCTCCGAGTCAACTTCATggg gTATGATTATTCAGGGTACGGGCAATCCTCTGGGAAG CCGAGTGAGCAGAACACATACTCAGACATAGAAGCCGCATATAGATGCCTGGTGGAGAAGTATGGCACAAAAGAGGAAGATATTATTTTGTATGGGCAATCAGTTGGTAGTGGGCCCACTTTAGATTTGGCTACTCGGTTACCGAATTTGAGGGCTGTAATTCTCCACAGTCCGATCATGTCTGGCCTCCGTGTCATGTATCCAGTGAAGAGGACATACTGGTTTGACATTTAtaag AATATTGATAAAATACCCCTTGTCAAATGTCCGGTTCTGGTAATTCAT GGAACTGCTGACGATGTTGTTGATTGGTCCCATGGTAGGAAACTTTGGCAGCTCTGTAAAGAGAAGTATGAACCATTATGGATTAAAGGAGGGAATCATTGTGACTTGGAGCTTTTCCCACAATACATAAAGCATCTCAAGAAATTCATATCAGCCATTGAGAAATCACCACATCTGAGAAAAGGATCTGGGCCAATTACAGATCAACTAGAAAATCCCAGGAACAGCACAGATTGTAGAGAGAAATCCAGATCCAGCACAGATCATAGAGAGGAGAGGTCTCGACCGAGTACTGACCAGAGAGAAAAGCCAAGGCTGAGCACAGACCGGAGAGAGAAATCAAGAACCAGTAGTgataagagagagaaatcaagAAAGAGCATTGATCGGTCTATTAAAGTTCACAATGGCGTGGACCGCGTGGACCAGCTGGAGAAACCAAGGAACAG CTTTGGGGACATTGTGAGATCAGTCGGATTATGCAATATTGATTGTTTCAAGCCCACAGCTACTAATTTATGA